Proteins encoded together in one Bradyrhizobium sp. CB82 window:
- the puuE gene encoding allantoinase PuuE: MSEPRYPRDLRGYGRNPPHPHWPGGARVAVQFVVNFEEGGENNILHGDRASEAFLSDVLGAQPWPGQRHANIESMFEYGSRAGFWRLWRMFTMRKWPTTVFGVATALKRNPEIVAAMHEAGWDIASHSLKWIEHKDMTEVQERAEITEAIRVHTEATGSRPLGWYTGRSSINTNRLLMEEGGFLYLCDSYADDLPYWIKGAGRKQLIIPYTLDNNDMRFINAQGFAEGEQFFTYLKDAFDVLYAEGESAPKMMSVGLHCRLVGRPGRAAGLMRFLDYIGKHERVWVPTRLQIAHHWRDNLAHLADDAFEIM; encoded by the coding sequence TTGTCGGAGCCCCGCTATCCCCGTGATCTTCGCGGCTATGGCCGCAACCCGCCGCATCCGCATTGGCCGGGCGGAGCCCGGGTCGCGGTGCAGTTCGTCGTCAATTTCGAGGAGGGCGGCGAGAACAACATCTTGCACGGTGACCGTGCCTCGGAAGCGTTCTTGTCCGACGTGCTGGGCGCACAGCCCTGGCCGGGCCAGCGCCATGCCAACATCGAATCGATGTTCGAATATGGCTCGCGCGCCGGCTTCTGGCGGCTGTGGCGGATGTTCACGATGCGCAAATGGCCGACCACCGTGTTCGGCGTTGCCACCGCGCTGAAACGCAATCCGGAAATCGTCGCCGCGATGCATGAGGCGGGCTGGGACATCGCGAGCCACAGCCTGAAATGGATCGAGCACAAGGACATGACCGAGGTGCAGGAACGCGCCGAGATCACCGAGGCCATCCGCGTGCATACCGAAGCGACCGGCTCTCGGCCGCTCGGCTGGTACACCGGCCGCTCCTCGATCAATACCAACAGGCTGCTGATGGAGGAGGGCGGCTTCCTCTATCTTTGCGATTCCTATGCCGACGATCTGCCCTATTGGATCAAGGGCGCGGGCCGCAAGCAGCTCATCATCCCCTATACGCTCGACAACAACGACATGCGCTTCATCAACGCGCAGGGCTTTGCGGAAGGCGAGCAGTTCTTCACTTATCTCAAGGACGCGTTCGATGTGCTCTATGCCGAAGGCGAGAGCGCGCCGAAGATGATGTCGGTGGGCCTGCATTGCCGCCTGGTCGGCCGTCCCGGCCGCGCGGCGGGACTGATGCGCTTCCTCGACTATATCGGGAAGCACGAGCGCGTCTGGGTGCCGACGCGATTGCAGATCGCGCATCACTGGCGCGACAATCTCGCCCATCTCGCCGACGACGCATTCGAGATCATGTGA
- the uraD gene encoding 2-oxo-4-hydroxy-4-carboxy-5-ureidoimidazoline decarboxylase: MSQLSLSALNAASKTDFVAALANVFEHSPWIAERIADQRPFAGVNQLFAAMTAAVESAVAELRLALIKAHPDLADKTQRAAGLTADSNAEQSSVGLDRLSDAEYAAFERVNNAYRSKFGIPYIVCVRRHTKDSILRDFEQRLPNDAETEMRRSIAEICRIAALRLNQLVAAEDRLNVHGRLSTHVLDNHSGKPAPGIAVELVELAALGESRIITRAVTNHDGRTDQPLIGGRPLPIGRYELRFSVGKYFAERGVPMSDPPFLDEVPLRFSIAEPEGHYHVPLLVTPWSYATYRGS; encoded by the coding sequence ATGTCGCAATTGTCGTTGTCCGCTCTCAACGCTGCTAGCAAGACCGATTTCGTCGCGGCGCTCGCCAATGTCTTCGAGCACTCGCCATGGATTGCCGAACGCATCGCAGACCAGCGGCCGTTCGCCGGCGTCAATCAGTTGTTCGCGGCGATGACGGCGGCGGTCGAAAGTGCTGTAGCGGAGTTGCGGTTGGCGCTGATCAAGGCGCATCCCGATCTCGCCGACAAGACGCAGCGCGCGGCAGGACTCACTGCGGACTCCAACGCCGAGCAGAGTAGCGTCGGGCTCGACCGGCTATCGGACGCGGAGTACGCCGCATTCGAGCGCGTCAACAACGCTTATCGTTCAAAATTCGGCATCCCCTATATCGTCTGCGTCCGCCGCCATACCAAGGATTCGATCCTACGCGATTTCGAGCAGCGACTGCCGAACGATGCTGAGACCGAGATGCGGCGGTCGATCGCGGAGATCTGCCGCATCGCCGCGTTGCGGCTCAATCAGCTCGTCGCCGCCGAAGATCGCTTGAACGTGCACGGCCGGCTCTCGACCCACGTGCTGGACAATCACAGCGGCAAGCCTGCGCCCGGCATCGCGGTCGAGCTTGTCGAGCTTGCCGCACTCGGCGAGAGCCGCATCATCACGCGTGCCGTGACCAACCATGACGGTCGCACAGACCAGCCGCTGATCGGCGGGCGGCCCTTGCCGATCGGCCGCTACGAGCTCCGCTTCAGCGTCGGCAAATATTTCGCCGAACGTGGCGTGCCGATGTCGGACCCGCCGTTCCTCGACGAAGTTCCCTTGCGCTTTTCGATCGCCGAGCCGGAGGGCCACTACCACGTGCCGTTGCTGGTCACGCCCTGGAGCTATGCGACCTATCGTGGGAGCTAG